The Caballeronia sp. Lep1P3 genome window below encodes:
- the rplV gene encoding 50S ribosomal protein L22 translates to MEVKAIHRGARISAQKTRLVADQIRGLPVDKALNVLTFSPKKAAGIVKKVVLSAIANAEHNEGADIDELKITSIYVDKAASLKRFTARAKGRGNRIEKQSCHITVTVGN, encoded by the coding sequence GTGCCCGCATCTCGGCGCAGAAAACGCGCCTTGTGGCTGACCAGATTCGTGGTTTGCCGGTCGACAAGGCGCTGAACGTTCTGACGTTCTCGCCGAAGAAGGCGGCGGGTATCGTCAAGAAGGTCGTGCTGTCTGCGATCGCGAATGCGGAACACAACGAAGGCGCCGATATCGACGAGCTCAAGATCACGAGCATCTACGTCGACAAGGCAGCTTCGCTGAAGCGTTTTACCGCACGCGCCAAGGGTCGCGGTAACCGCATCGAGAAGCAATCCTGTCACATCACTGTGACGGTCGGGAATTAA
- the rpmC gene encoding 50S ribosomal protein L29 → MKASELHQKDQAALNKELSDLLKAQFGLRMQLATQQLTNTSQLKKVRRDIARVRTVLTEKANQK, encoded by the coding sequence ATGAAGGCATCTGAACTTCACCAGAAGGACCAGGCCGCGCTCAACAAGGAGCTGTCGGACCTGCTGAAGGCGCAATTCGGCCTGCGCATGCAACTCGCGACCCAGCAGCTCACGAACACGAGCCAGCTGAAGAAGGTTCGTCGCGACATCGCACGTGTGCGGACTGTCCTGACTGAAAAGGCGAACCAGAAATGA
- the rplP gene encoding 50S ribosomal protein L16, protein MLQPKRRKYRKEQKGRNTGKATRGNAVSFGEYGLKAIGRGRLTARQIEAARRAMTRHIKRGGRIWIRIFPDKPISQKPAEVRMGNGKGNPEYYVAEIQPGKMLYEMDGVSEELAREAFRLAAAKLPLKTNFVVRQLGA, encoded by the coding sequence ATGCTGCAACCGAAACGCAGAAAGTATCGCAAAGAGCAGAAGGGTCGTAACACCGGCAAGGCGACGCGCGGCAACGCAGTGTCGTTCGGTGAATATGGTCTGAAGGCTATCGGTCGCGGCCGTTTGACCGCGCGTCAAATCGAAGCGGCGCGTCGTGCAATGACCCGTCACATCAAGCGTGGCGGCCGGATCTGGATCCGCATTTTCCCGGACAAGCCGATTTCGCAGAAGCCGGCCGAAGTGCGTATGGGTAACGGTAAGGGTAACCCGGAGTACTACGTCGCTGAAATTCAACCGGGCAAGATGCTGTACGAAATGGACGGTGTCTCCGAAGAACTGGCGCGCGAAGCGTTCCGTCTGGCTGCAGCCAAGCTGCCGCTCAAGACGAACTTCGTCGTTCGTCAGCTCGGCGCCTAA
- the rpsQ gene encoding 30S ribosomal protein S17 produces the protein MNDSVKTSLKRTLVGKVVSNKMDKTVTVLVEHRVKHPIYGKYVVRSKKYHAHDDANTYNEGDLVEIQETRPISKTKAWVVSKLLEAARVI, from the coding sequence ATGAACGATAGCGTAAAAACCTCGCTCAAGCGGACGCTGGTCGGCAAGGTCGTCAGCAACAAGATGGACAAGACGGTTACCGTGCTGGTCGAGCACCGCGTGAAGCATCCGATCTACGGCAAGTACGTCGTGCGCTCCAAGAAGTACCACGCGCATGACGACGCGAACACGTACAACGAAGGCGATCTCGTCGAGATCCAGGAAACTCGTCCGATTTCGAAGACGAAGGCCTGGGTTGTGTCGAAGCTGCTCGAAGCCGCTCGCGTGATCTGA
- the rplE gene encoding 50S ribosomal protein L5 — protein MARLQEIYKEKVVPELVEKFGYKSVMEVPRLTKITLNMGLGEAVADKKVLEHAVGDLTKIAGQKPVITKSRKAIAGFKIREGYPIGTMVTLRGNAMYEFLDRFVTVALPRVRDFRGVSGKAFDGRGNYNIGVKEQIIFPEIDYDKIDALRGLNISITTTAKTDEEAKALLAGFKFPFRN, from the coding sequence ATGGCTCGTCTCCAAGAGATTTATAAAGAAAAGGTTGTGCCGGAACTGGTTGAAAAGTTCGGCTACAAGTCGGTCATGGAAGTGCCGCGCCTCACCAAGATCACCCTGAACATGGGTCTTGGCGAAGCCGTCGCTGACAAGAAGGTCCTTGAGCACGCCGTTGGCGACCTCACGAAGATCGCCGGCCAGAAGCCCGTTATCACCAAGTCGCGTAAGGCAATCGCTGGTTTCAAGATCCGCGAAGGCTACCCGATCGGCACGATGGTTACCCTGCGTGGCAATGCCATGTACGAATTCCTGGACCGTTTCGTCACCGTTGCGCTGCCTCGCGTGCGCGACTTCCGTGGCGTGTCGGGCAAGGCGTTCGACGGCCGCGGTAACTACAACATCGGTGTGAAAGAGCAGATCATTTTCCCCGAAATCGACTACGACAAGATCGACGCGCTGCGTGGGCTGAACATCAGCATCACGACGACTGCGAAGACCGACGAAGAAGCAAAGGCACTGCTCGCCGGCTTCAAGTTCCCGTTCAGAAACTGA
- the rplX gene encoding 50S ribosomal protein L24, which produces MNKIRKGDEVIVITGKDKGKRGTVLVVDGERVTVEGINLVKKHVKPNPMKGTTGGVEAKTMPLHISNVALVDANGKASRVGIKVEDGKKVRFLKSTGATLNA; this is translated from the coding sequence ATGAACAAGATTCGCAAGGGTGACGAAGTCATCGTCATCACCGGCAAGGACAAGGGCAAGCGCGGCACCGTGCTGGTCGTTGATGGCGAGCGTGTCACCGTCGAGGGCATCAACCTCGTCAAGAAGCACGTGAAGCCGAACCCGATGAAGGGTACGACGGGCGGTGTGGAAGCCAAAACGATGCCGCTGCATATTTCGAACGTCGCATTGGTCGACGCGAACGGCAAGGCATCGCGCGTTGGCATCAAGGTCGAAGACGGCAAGAAGGTTCGCTTCTTGAAGTCGACCGGCGCCACGTTGAACGCCTGA
- the rplN gene encoding 50S ribosomal protein L14, with translation MIQTETRLEVADNTGAREVMCIKVLGGSKRRYASIGDIIKVTVKEATPRGRVKKGEIYNAVVVRTAKGVRRQDGSLIKFDGNAAVLLNTKLEPIGTRIFGPVTRELRSERFMKIVSLAPEVL, from the coding sequence ATGATCCAGACCGAAACTCGGCTTGAAGTGGCCGACAACACGGGTGCGCGTGAAGTCATGTGCATCAAGGTGCTCGGCGGTTCGAAGCGTCGTTACGCTAGCATTGGCGACATCATCAAGGTGACCGTCAAGGAAGCGACGCCGCGCGGACGCGTGAAGAAGGGCGAAATTTACAACGCCGTGGTCGTTCGCACGGCCAAGGGCGTGCGTCGCCAGGATGGCTCGCTGATCAAGTTCGACGGCAATGCTGCTGTCCTCTTGAATACGAAGCTCGAGCCGATCGGCACGCGTATTTTCGGGCCGGTGACGCGTGAACTGCGTAGCGAACGATTCATGAAGATCGTTTCGCTCGCGCCGGAAGTGCTGTAA
- the rpsC gene encoding 30S ribosomal protein S3, translating to MGQKIHPTGFRLAVSRNWASRWYANNNNFAAMLQEDIGVREYLKKKLKNASVGRVVIERPAKNARITIFSSRPGVVIGKKGEDIESLKAELQKRMGVPVHVNIEEIRKPETDAQLIADSITQQLERRIMFRRAMKRAMQNAMRLGAQGIKIMSAGRLNGIEIARTEWYREGRVPLHTLRADIDYATSEAKTTYGIIGVKVWVYKGDTLGRNEAPVVEEVAEEKRPRRNARPGGDRRPRRDGEGAPAGARRGGPRRGGAGGDAKSGE from the coding sequence ATGGGACAGAAAATTCATCCGACTGGCTTCCGTTTGGCCGTCAGCCGCAATTGGGCTTCGCGCTGGTACGCGAACAACAACAATTTCGCGGCGATGTTGCAGGAAGACATCGGTGTTCGTGAATACCTGAAGAAGAAGCTGAAGAACGCGTCCGTCGGCCGCGTTGTGATCGAGCGTCCTGCAAAGAACGCGCGCATCACGATTTTCAGCTCGCGTCCGGGCGTGGTGATCGGCAAGAAGGGCGAGGACATCGAGTCGCTCAAGGCCGAACTGCAGAAGCGCATGGGCGTTCCGGTTCACGTCAACATCGAAGAGATCCGCAAGCCGGAAACCGATGCTCAACTGATCGCCGATTCCATCACGCAGCAGCTCGAGCGCCGGATCATGTTCCGCCGCGCGATGAAGCGCGCGATGCAAAACGCGATGCGTCTTGGCGCCCAGGGCATCAAGATCATGAGCGCGGGCCGTCTGAACGGTATCGAAATCGCTCGTACCGAGTGGTATCGCGAAGGTCGCGTGCCGCTTCATACGCTGCGTGCCGATATCGACTACGCGACGTCCGAAGCGAAGACCACCTACGGCATCATCGGCGTGAAGGTGTGGGTCTACAAGGGCGACACCCTCGGCCGCAATGAAGCGCCGGTAGTGGAAGAAGTCGCGGAAGAAAAGCGTCCGCGTCGCAACGCACGTCCGGGTGGCGATCGCCGTCCGCGTCGTGACGGTGAAGGCGCGCCGGCTGGTGCACGCCGCGGTGGTCCCCGTCGTGGCGGCGCTGGCGGTGACGCGAAGAGTGGAGAATAA